In Piliocolobus tephrosceles isolate RC106 chromosome 10, ASM277652v3, whole genome shotgun sequence, a single window of DNA contains:
- the DDIT3 gene encoding DNA damage-inducible transcript 3 protein isoform X1, translating into MELVLATPHYPANVLFQTDPTAEMAAESLPFSFGTLSSWELEAWYEDLQEVLSSDENGGTYVSPPGNEEEESKTFTTLDPASLAWLTEEEPEPAEVTSTSQSPRSPDSSQSSLAQEEEEEDQGRTRKRKQSGHSPARAGKQRMKEREQENERKVAQLAEENERLKQEIERLTREVEATRRALIDRMVNLHQA; encoded by the exons ATGGAGCTTGTTCTAGCCACTCCCCATTACCCTGCAAATGTGCTTTTCCAGACGGATCCAACTGCAGAGATGGCAGCTGAGTCATTGCCTTTCTCCTTCGGGACACTGTCCAGCTGGGAGCTGGAAGCCTGGTATGAGGACCTGCAAGAGGTCCTGTCTTCAGATGAAAATGGGGGTACCTATGTCTCACCTCCTGGAAATGAAGAG GAAGAATCAAAAACCTTTACCACTCTTGACCCTGCTTCGCTGGCTTGGCTGACTGAGGAGGAGCCAGAACCAGCAGAGGTCACAAGCACCTCCCAGAGCCCTCGCTCTCCAGATTCCAGTCAGAGCTCCTTGgctcaggaggaagaggaggaagaccAAGGGAGAACCAGGAAACGGAAACAGAGTGGCCATTCCCCAGCCCGGGCTGGAAAGCAGCGCATGAAGGAGAGAGAACAGGAGAATGAAAGGAAAGTGGCACAGCTAGCTGAAGAGAATGAACGCCTCAAGCAGGAAATCGAGCGCCTGACCAGGGAAGTAGAGGCGACTCGTCGAGCTCTGATCGACCGAATGGTGAATCTGCACCAAGCATGA
- the DDIT3 gene encoding DNA damage-inducible transcript 3 protein isoform X2: MAAESLPFSFGTLSSWELEAWYEDLQEVLSSDENGGTYVSPPGNEEEESKTFTTLDPASLAWLTEEEPEPAEVTSTSQSPRSPDSSQSSLAQEEEEEDQGRTRKRKQSGHSPARAGKQRMKEREQENERKVAQLAEENERLKQEIERLTREVEATRRALIDRMVNLHQA; encoded by the exons ATGGCAGCTGAGTCATTGCCTTTCTCCTTCGGGACACTGTCCAGCTGGGAGCTGGAAGCCTGGTATGAGGACCTGCAAGAGGTCCTGTCTTCAGATGAAAATGGGGGTACCTATGTCTCACCTCCTGGAAATGAAGAG GAAGAATCAAAAACCTTTACCACTCTTGACCCTGCTTCGCTGGCTTGGCTGACTGAGGAGGAGCCAGAACCAGCAGAGGTCACAAGCACCTCCCAGAGCCCTCGCTCTCCAGATTCCAGTCAGAGCTCCTTGgctcaggaggaagaggaggaagaccAAGGGAGAACCAGGAAACGGAAACAGAGTGGCCATTCCCCAGCCCGGGCTGGAAAGCAGCGCATGAAGGAGAGAGAACAGGAGAATGAAAGGAAAGTGGCACAGCTAGCTGAAGAGAATGAACGCCTCAAGCAGGAAATCGAGCGCCTGACCAGGGAAGTAGAGGCGACTCGTCGAGCTCTGATCGACCGAATGGTGAATCTGCACCAAGCATGA